TGATTTTAGtgcaaaatttgaaaaaacatcTTCTTGAGGACTGATACTGTAAGTGTCTATACTGTACGTAACAGTTAGTTGAGTGATTAGTCACCCAATCaggaactactgtatgtccttgAAACTATTGGGCCTATAATCAATATAATCAATTGCTGGGACAGGATTATTAGACTCCTGTCAGACAGACATCAATTaggcctattttttttttcagtgaaaattgaAAACACTCAAGCTGCTACAATATTTTGCAAATAGAGTATGATTATTAATAGAAATGCTAAAGgatgtttattgtcattattccTGTTCTTGTTTGCACTTAATGAGATTCTAAAGCACAATCCTGAACAGAACTCATAAACCTCTAACACGTTAATGGCATTTGAATGTTATTTGTCTTAAAATAAACTGCAATATAAAATGTTAATCTAAAAATAGAAACTAGGCAAGAATCAGAGGCTTAATATTGTGGGTGTACAGTAAACCGCCGATTGTGTACGCTGCCGAGTCTGTTTCAAATTTGTCACTTTAGCCGTGACAAATGTTCCATCTTATGCATCCACTCTGCTTGGCCTCAATGAAACAACAGAAAAGATCCGTTTTTAAACCTTAGTCAGTGTTGCAAGAAAATAATACTAGAAAtgatagggaaaaaaaaaaaagtaaaataattttaaaaaaaaattataaatgcaaaatgttacaCTTGACATAAGCATctacaaatacagtactacAGGAAAGGGCATGAAATATGCACGAGTAAAGGAGTTCTTATAGTGCAGTGTGAAGGAAAATAAACCAGCTTAAGATGACATAAAAGTTTCTGTTCTTGAACGAATGCTTAAGAAAGTATTCTGAGCATGCTGCGAAGGCAAAAATACTGTTGACACTTTATCTCATGATGTAGTGCTCTCCAGAGATACAGTACGTGTACTCCTACACTGTAAGAATGAGTTTTGCTTAACTGTACTAGGCTTGTACAGAGCAAAGGCTAACATTTATGAAAACAGACTCTAAGTGAACTAGACTCTATAatttgcttttatatttcagaacAGTGAATTCTTTATCTAACTTTCCTACAATTACTGCTTAATGTTTCCCCAAATAGATTTGGGGACAGTAATTATCAAATTGGACTCAGACTTCAGCATGGATTAATGATTTCTGTCCTCCCACGCCACTCTTGCTGTGACATTTTGAGAACAATGCTGAGACTAAATTTTATTCTTAATTATATGGTTTGGGATTAAAAAGAGGCTGGTGGGCAATAATGCATTAGAGCAATTCATTTGCATTCAATTTCTACCTATGTTATGAGATGTGTATGAAATTTAAATTGTGTggaaattcattattttttggCAGTCAAACCATTTCACACTAGAAGTACCATTCGCAATCTGTATCTTAATGGCCTAAATTCTGATATAATGAAAGCTATTTAATTGCAGATTAGCACAGCTGTGAAGGGATTGGCGACATCTGGTAAAATCTTTGCATAAATATGGTCTATGTTGGCACTGAATGGGGATGGTCAATGAGGTAATTGTAATAATAACAAATGGTTCATTTGAAAGTAACAGCCGTTAAGTCCAAATTTTGTTTGGTCATaatattaatgttaatgttattaATATTCCTGAGGATATTGAAATCCAGTATTtataagattttacttttggtCTTTAGTGAATTATTTTCACTTTCACTTGCTTTTACTTGTACCTGCTTGTCACATGCCTCATGCGTTATGCATGGATACTATTGCATTATTAAGCTGCCATTCTTGTAATGTTAGGTTAAGTTTGATAAAACTGGATCATCTCCTGCTTTTCCTTTAGATTTTTGAACACAACCTCCTGGTCATTGTAGCCACCTTTTGTCCGTGAATcacaaaaactttaaaaatggtCGGACTTTGAGTTAAGAAAAATCacacataactttttttttagttcccgAGTAATGCTATATCCATTTATGTTCATGATTTAGAATGATAAAGAAGAAGGAAAAGGTTAGAAATGAGTGGAGGCAGTCTGACCAGCCTTGCTCATTTAGTAGTAGTTTAACGATCCTAGAATTCCTTTAATCCGTTCCTTTAAGGATTCCACAGAGTTAGCTTCATAAGTAGGAATTGGGTCCCATACTTCTAACAGTCCTCTTGAGTGCCCTAAATGTAATATTCATATGTATtgcttattattacattattatattgCTAATTTATCATCATATATTGCTTTGATTATTAATCTGTTTCTAGTCATTAAGAACACTCCTAATCTGACTTGCTCAGTGCCATTCAGGATTTTGTATTTTGTCCAATATAGTAGGTGTGATGCATCTATTGAATAAtctttaaagtgaatatttgtaAAACAATGTGACTGGTGTAGAAATACTTAACtgcacaaacaacaaaacaagaaattggATGAGAAACATTCGTTGCTTTATTTAACGATGGTTTCCAGGCAATGATAGTTAAAATGGTGGGAGCTGTCACACAGCAGGAAGCACCAGCAGCCATTGTGTTCTATACAGCTAAGCacttgcagttaaaaaaaaaacgaccaCATCTCTTAAAAATGCACTTCTCAAGGCAGtacaaattattaattatattaaagcTCAACCACTTTAATCCAGactatttaaaatgttgtatGAAGACATGGGTAGTCAGCAcagtcatacagtatttctacaaATGGAAGAGAGGTGGATATCACAATGCAAAGTGCTTTgtgctttgtactgtatgtacgacTGCTTCGGGATCAAAAAGGTCTGggatgtttttgttctttttttttgttgaaaatttaaaatatggTTTAAAGGTCTAGGTACACTAGaaagctaatgcttttatttaaaagctgggagttcaaaaattaaaagtttGCCCACTTATGAAATGGTTTCACATTATCCTGGAAATTATTAGTGTTGGAGTCTTGGATGTAACTTATCTAGCAGATCACAGAAATTGTCATATAGTCAATTAAACATTCTTGATTTGTAGGCTTGcacattatacatattttaaacatttatatattgatattacagtatatactctaaATCATACCATACTAAATACTACTACAGTATACTATTTTAAACAaaccttttttatttgtattgtggTAATGGTAATGTAAACATATTATGATGTGAAaaccaaatatttaaaatttaagatGTCTAAAACCATCGCAGCACAAACTATCACTCATAAGAAAGGTAAAACTGATATTATACATAATAAAGCTAAAAAACTatatatttgcaaaataaaaccaaaaatactgaaaaattaaattattttttaaattatacagtTAAATTTATGTCATACTGTTAATAAGTAAATAACAGTTATTGCAAATATtgttcagaaactgaaatgatCAGAAAATTAGAGgacactttatactgtataaggttGAATTGGTGTATGAAAATTCTTTAAGATTGCTATTAGAGCTGATGTTTAAGAAATGTCATGCTGTGCAAAGAGAAATGGCTGTTGTCAGCACAGGTTAGCCCTCTCTTCTGCTTGTTGAAAAAgttgaatactgtatatgtgaatttattttatgCTCTTTGAACAGTTTCTAAAGAATATCATTGCATGTcttttgaacatttaaaaatggtcAAATTGGATGATACAAAAAGCAATTTTCCAAAGTGATGCATTATGTTTGCTATCCTTAATTACAGTGATTTTGCTTGTAACAGTGGAAATTCAATTTCAGTATATTTTTGTGGGAATTTTACCAAAAATGTGTCCTCCCCCTTTTGACCTGTGTTTGATTTGTGATCGGTTATATAATAACAAATGTGTTCTTATCAGTGTGTAACTAGACAAAGTTCAACCAAAATCTGAGGCAACAAAAAATACCTACTTGTAGTTTGCTATATAATGTACCTTGGAGCCTAAACAAGTAGAGTTTGAGAGGAAGGAACATACAACCAACAATGCTATGTGCAGAATTAATAAGGtaagaaaaatataattcaatataGCTGTGGACAATTAATAATTGACTTCTAATAGCATACAGGAATAAAACTAAAGGTTATTTAAACATGGTAAAATGAACCTTGTAATAATTATTATAGGATAAATTTAACATAGTACTATAATGTAGCTATGCTACTTCAAGTCCTTAATGGAATAAGAATGTCTTACTAACTTGCCCCTTTTGACTGATCACCTCTTTTTATGCATGACCCCTGTTTCTAGCTTGTATTTGAATATACAAATTGTATAGGTATTGATGAAAAAAAGAGCATACTGTTTGATTTTAAATGACATACTATACATTATGTAAGATGACCAGGGAAAGGgtcatttatattttgtttcctgatgtagctcacctgtgtctcattgtttcgcTGCATAGGTCTTTTCCAAAAGCGGATCAGCTGGTTCTCCTTGGTGGCCATCTTGCTCAGGTCTATATCaagtatattaaatgttttgttccGGAAATACCGGTTATAAATGACCCTTCCCTTGGTCATCTTACAATTATCAAAACTTACATGATATataactgtatatacagtgaaAACAAGAAGGAATACGAAATATTCTAAAGCACAAACAtgaacactcacaccagggccaattgtcCCCTGATTCTGAGTAAAAATGGACCTTCGAATTAATACTACCAGAATTCTTGTTCATTACCTTTCACCACCATTTGACTCCTCCTGCACAAGGGTATAATTTTGTGAAAGAGAAAATTTACTTGTAGAAGATTATCTCCTACCTCGTATCCTACTTATCAGGTATATCCTATACATTTTATATGGATAGCCTTTCTTAAAACTTGCATCAGAAAAGAATTAAGAGGCATGtactgtccatccatccattttcttccaGTTCGGAATGGAACACATTCCAGCAATgaaatgggtgcaaggcaggatataacCTGGACTGGATGCCAGTACATCTCGggatacatatacagtagatacaaacACGCACAGACTAATGCAGGagttaattttcccagaagcaaattaacctgAAGCTTATGGAGGAAATTCATGCGAACAcaagggaaaacatacaaactccaaacagataacaccccaggaatCAAACCTTCACaggaccccagcgctgtgaggtagCAATTTTGACCAGTGCACTACCATGCTGGCCAAAAAACAACATATCCCATATACTgcactgtatatttttcatCGTATGACCTTCTGACTCCACAACTTTGGTACTGTGGACTTTTACtcagtgctttaaaaaacattttacttcagATAACATCCATGCGAGGTTGAAACTCAGTTAATTATACTTCTTGATACCATAATTTGCATACCTATACTACATATTATGGGGAGAATGGAAAAGTTATAGTTTACTTCTTTAATGAttcaagatttgttttttatttaaatgtgttaaaataatgctttttctttttcagagttAGTATCCTTTTATCactgttatttttcacttttttggcCAAGTCCAGCACTGATGACTGCAACTACTTTAACAGTAAGTGAAATCATCTCTGTTAGTcaggctttctttttttcatttaagtcATTAAGTTaagataaaagtttttttttcaattgttcaaaaaaataatgtagTATTTCAAGGGTAGAAAATGTTAGATGTTTCAACTGTTATTCTGATTACAGTCGATGGGGAGCCAGAGCATATTTTGGCAAGCAACAGACATTGGGCAGAATACACCCAGGGCAGAAAAAGAATGAAACATATACTCACGCATTCACACTAAGTCCAATTTTCCAGAAACCCAATGAACTtaaaagtatgtctttgggaggCTGTTATAGGAAACTGGGGTACAAGGCATACATCTGAACAccaagagaacatacaaattccacacagagagAACCCCGTTCTCTCTCAGAATTGAAACCAGGGTCCCAGACAACAATGCTAATGATGTATGCCACCATATCAACTATATAGACTTgataatttattaaattcaaaacagaccaaatcaaaaacagaaaacccaAATTTATCCCCACCTAACCAGCTCTGTAATTTCTTACCAAAGGATCCTAGatgttaaatataattaaaacaagACAGAGACAATGTCTTATACAATCTCAGATTGTTGATTCAACAAAAATTAGGTGCATAACCACAGAAACCTCTTTTTCCAAAGAAAGGTGTTTCATTATTGGACgcacaacaaacaaaagtaaACATGTCAGCATACCGTGTAATGGCTATGAAATGATTTGAGGTAAAAGGGGACAGATTATTTTGAGCTTTATAAATCAGGAGATTTTAAAACTAATCCTAAACTTGCAGAGAGACCAAGATAGGATTGACATTTTTGATGGATTTTGATTTAGTTACACTTTAAGCAGCTGGGTTCTGAAGATACTGCAATCTGTGGAAAGCCTGTTGCATCAGGGGGCAAGAGCAAACAATGTATTACAGTAATCTAAACAAGAGAATGAAAAAGCACGAAGGAGTTTCTTAGCATCTACCTGGAAATCCTAGTAATAATTTTGATatgagtttaaatattttaaaccagGAAACAAAACATAACAGCAGGAAGTTCTACCTGGGTAGTTTACCTAATCATATAAGCCTCCTGGCAATTGTAAAAACATGTACAATGAGGCACACCTGGTATGATTGAGTAATTAGCGCTCACAATTCTGTGTGAGGATAAGGAACTGTCTAGATAAGCTCTGCATGGAATTAGCCACACCTCTGATCAAATTAAGAGATTTATAAAAAAGGGGTGGAGGGAGGTGAGGAGATCTTAAGTTCGTATCTAGACTTCAGTTTGAAAGGAGTGGGCATGGGCGTTTGAAACTGATTGGGTTGGCTTACTGATTTGTGGGATGGACTCAACAAGCTTAGAAAGCTTGAGAAAATACCGTTAAAGCTGTACTGAGGACGTCACAGGTGTTGGACACCTGTGTGCTAAAAGCTAGATTCTTTGGTAAAAGAAGGAGTTAAGTATTGTTTGGCAGGATGCACCAAACCTTTTCTTCAAAGCTGAGAGAGATGGGCTTTACAACTGAGAAGTATGTCAGATAACAACAAACTAGCAGTCAAGTGTTCATAGAGaggtgtccccatcactgttTTCTCTGGTTCTTTTGTGACTCCTCATAGTAATCATGAAGTACAAGTTTTGGCAGATTAGTTAAACAGGCACCAtataagcacatactgtagcaccaaCCAGACCACAAACAATTTCTCAATGAAAGTAGATGCTTGTGACTGGGTTTTATCCCTTCAGACTTCAATTGGTCATAATACATAATTCGCGATTACATTAAACTTAAATAGTTCCAAGAATATTACCAGGAGATTAAAAAGTCTgaatttcttaaaatgtatgTTAAAATCCTGTTCCTCAGAAGTGAAAGTTATGTAGAGTATAAAAAGTTCTCAGAAGTGTATAtaacatatacaatatataattaagtttattataatttttaaataattacttcTTCTGTTTCCTTCACTGAAGTACAGAACAATTGCCCAAATAATCCAAGTAAAAGTGAACTGCAGATTCCTCACCTGAGAGAACAGGGTTcggatttcttttttcttttagtaaCTCTTATCTATCAGTATATCAgagaatattgaaaataaacagCAATCTGTGTACCCACATAATCTCTTTCAGTTTCCATAAGTAGCACCTGCTGTTCTTTTGACAGCAAAAAGCAGAACAGTCATTAAGTCAGTCTGGAGGGTCAAAttcctttgatttatttttatttcaggtgAAGCATTAAACTTCTTACACACCATACATCCACATCCTGAATAACATAACAGTACAAAACTGACATGAACCCAGCTGAATACTGTTCAGCACTGAAGGTACAGATATTGCCAGGTTGAACTAAGCACTTGCTTAATTGCTGATGAATATGTTTAAATCCTTAGAAAAGCCACTTAAAGCCTTACCAGGTTTGGGTTCTCCAGTGTGACTTTGGAGACATAAGCAAAACAACAAGCTTTGTGATACAAATGTATGAAATCTCCCCCAAGAAATGAGAAACCCTTGTCCTGGTTTTCTTACTGTTTCCTGTTTCATCTTAcacaaacatttacagtatgttacatctCATTTTGTTcaagaatataaatgtaaaatatgttttgttccataacatgcatacagtatgtaaaaggtAATAAGCTTCAATGCTGTTTTACTGAGTATTTAGCCCGGCATTTCAGTTGTGCACAAAACTGATGAATATATTAATGATGAGTATGCCATTTGTAAATTGGTAAGCATACAAGGAAGGACATTCAGATCTCAACTTGGTTTAGCTAAAGCGGTGCTTAATGTGATATTTATAGAACACAAAGGTGAATTATACAATCAAACTCTGTGATCCACAAAACACTGATTATACCAACCCTCTGCCCTCTGttcttaaaaacagaaaatctgtCAAAGgttatgaaattatttttaggattccattttgtatttgtaGGCTTGTCATGTTGGTTATGTCTTTGTTTCATAGTAATGTCAtccaatctattttttttttcagttgaaaaTGTTGCTCTGCGTGGAAAAGCAACCTTGTCAAAACCGTACAACCATTTGGGCCTAGCTTCCAATGGTATTGATGGTAACCATGATGGGATTTTTGAACATGGGTCCTGTGTACATACTGGAAATCATGATACCCCCTGGTGGAGGGTAGACCTATTGGAACCACACAGAGTAGAGTGGGTGATCATCACAACACGAGGAGACTGCTGTCCTGAACAGATAAATGGATCCGATATTCGCATTGGCAACTCATTAGATAACAATGGCAACCAAAATCCCAGGTTGGAATCAAAAAACAACTTTCAGTGTCAAATGATAGAGCTAACAGGAAAGATATGATAAAACAGATGTATTGAagacatgttatttttttttaaaagattgagCTCAACTGTTTTGAATGTGGATCAAACCCTTAAAAATGTCCCCAAATCTCCCAAAACTGTAAGGtccttaaataatttattttttgttctaacTTCAGGTGGTGTTTGATAAGTCTTAGTTATTATGTCATGGAGATTATTGATCAAAAATGGACTTTAGAAAAGCAGACACTAGATATCCCCTTGCATGTAGCCTGTTGTTAGCACACCCATCGATTTGGCATGTGtgcagtttttcattttcatctctTTAAAGCATTTTCTAATTCTTGAGAAAcaaagcacacactcacagaacTAAAGTCTGCTATGCTAAAAGGGCAGGGCTTCTATGAAGGAAGGCTTTGATGCAATTGGTAGTCTTCAGCAATCACACCACCATAATTCACATGTCTTACTCACATTATGATTGTTGTTAGATGtactttaatacattttattatagcCAGTGTTGGGGATAATGTGTTATATACtctcagtatactgtacatagactaTGTTAACCAATTCAGATAATGCAATGAATTAAATATGGTATATGATTCGAATATTTAACAAAAGCAAAGTTTAgtgttaatataatttatgataCATTAGTCTTATGCTATAATGATCAGTATCTAGCAAAATGTAAGGAATAAAATGGCatgctatttttaaatgtaattagtaaatttaattagaaaatatattgatgtttttcaggagaacagtttttgaaaatgacatttacCCAATGTACTAAACTAAACTCTGATCACACATTATGCAAGACAACTGTTTAGCTAGTGGATCTTAATCAGAGAACCTCAGAAATAAAGGGAAAGCCTACAACCCAAGTCAAGTAATATGCATAATTCAGACATTTAATATCTCATAATCATTATTATAATGATAAGAATGACATGTTTGGGATAGGGTTTTGACTTCAAATTGGGGTATAGCCATTAAAAAGCATTGACTTTAAAATGAATACCCAGGCAGAAATGTCTGAGAATTCATGCTTTATGCACGTTGCAATCACCTATATTGATTGATTTGTTGATTAAGTGATTGATTGACCCATTTATTAGTTGTAGCAATATTTAGATGCTTATCAGGAATTCTTATCTCCAGTGATTAACTTTATCTACTGCTTACTATGAATATtgccttgtttttttgtttcagatgtGCAACTATCACTAACCTTCAAAGTGGAATTTCAGCCACTTACAAGTGCAATGGAATGGATGGCCGCTACATAAATATAGTTAAACCTGGAAAAACTGgtgttgtggttttctgtgagTTTGAGGTCTATGGTGTGCCACTGAAAAAGGAATATTGTACAAGTAATAACAAAAAAGATTGTAatgataataaataaataataaattgtagaCCTTTCATTAAAGGGGAAATGGACTTGAATTATCAGTCTCTCTTCTCGATTTCTTCactcttattttcttattttggtaTTGTTGTGTAAAGTGTGGCTTGCTCTCTTCTTTTGATCATATTCACATAGTATGAAATTGTAGCAGTATGGACCTTTCACAAATCCTTACTTAACGTCCATAACAGAACTAAAACACCCACACTGTGCCCCCACATATAAActcacaagtaaaaaaaaatgttggattTAATTATTACAGAACTGCTTGATTGCATGTTACAAAAATCTAATTGGTTAGAACTACATAAAGCTTATCAGAAAAAACCTTCTGTTCATTTGTTCACACTGTCCTTGATAGGTAGAGTCATACTCCATTTGAAGTCCACAACAAAATGTGCCAATAAGTGGTTGGAtccctctttattttttttgttacagtttttttaGTTTCTGTCTCTTTGAAGTCATGATTTATTGTTggtaatttttttataaataaacttCTTCTTGCCCTGTGTAAATTTCAACTTAGCATTCCCTCTAAAGCATTGTAATGTTGACCATTTTATCTACTTAGAATGCACATTCTTAATGATTTCAGTTCCAATCAACCAATCACACATCAAGTAATTTGCATATCTCAACACAAGTACAATCTAGTTCATGTTTTGCCCGTATTGTAATTTCAAACTCTCAGATTTTTATACTTGTATGTTTTTGACACAAAAAGTTATAGGGACACTGATTGGCCAGGGACTCTGGGCATATTCCCTGTTGGCCTACATGTCAATATTTTTGTGGAACATTCCAAAATGCCTCTCCAGGTTATCAAGGTATCGTATGCTCCGTTTGCGTTCATTATtagttgcttgttcaaagaaaacTAACAAGTTAGTTCAGCAAGACCTACTATTTCTAAATCAATAATGCTTATCCCCTCTAATCATATTGCTTTGTAGATAATCCTCTAGTTTAGAATTATCACCTCAATGGCCTTATATTTAACAGAAGCAAGTCTTATTTTTGGTCTGTAATTACTAAGTACCCTTCTGTCACCGCTATTGTAGATGGCTGAGACATTAGCAACTTTCCAGTCAAAGAATATCACCCCTGTCTTGTGTAACTGTTcgaaaaagttttattttcagtctaCAAATAACATCCTTTGAATCCTTGCAGAAATCGTGGTATTACCTATAATGTTGCAGAGATAGAtttcatattaataaatataacacTATAATTTTACAAGTTTGAAATCTTGTAGACCATTATATGAACATTCCATCAGAGTTCTGATTACATTTTGTTGAAGTATTATTATACTAAAAGCTTGGTACAATTCAAATTTTTTAGCTGGATTTTAGTTTAATATTTCTACTCaccaaaataactacagtacacaTACTTAAACAAACTATTACTAAGACCATGTAGCAACTATAATCTTCagccagctacagtacatacagtatacagtataaaaaatcctaaggagtatactgtatatagtgtcaGTCCAAACTCCACCAGATTGAGCAGCAAAAGGTCATAGTGTCACTTTTAGTgtaaattaaaaggaaaataagaaaCACTTTAATAAAAACAGTGTGTGGAACGGATCTCCCAGCCATGTGATTCACCCATTCCAGGAATTTCACCAAGAGGCAGGTTTTCTCTGTCCGTAATTTCCATTCAATTAATAACTAAAGTACCAAACAAACAAGATGTGCCAAATGACTTATCTTTTTTCAAGTATCttaattatatgtataattATTATGTATGAATATcatgaattatattaataattattattatagctatTATTATGTTATAAGAAATATCTATTGGAAACCATTTGCAAACCTCGActactttttaatttgatttagacattaaaatatgatctaaatgaaaaacaatattttaattatttgctaTAGTATACAGTGTATACCTAAATATACACTTCTATGCATGAGTTGGAAACATTTCAATCAATAGAATCTACAAAGAAATCAACATTACAAAACATCTCATTACacacttattttgttttttgctgggGTCCCCTTtcatgcattttcattttttcaggcaaaaaaacatgaaaaactatttttttcaatgCTTTCTTCTCCTGAACTGGAaagtgcacaaaaaaaaacatttcattttcacatgTGCATCCTTCACAATGAACACAACAACTCCAAAGACTAGTATTCCTTCGgtgcttacagtatatggcttatgtactgtaacttagTTTATCCTatggcaaaaaaacaaatatttaatatatctgATTTGCATACCTACAGTGATACAAATCAGATTTATTTTGTAGACTAGTTCATATATTTAACTTCTTATACTAAATTAtactaaaatgaaataaaatatggatataaaataataaaaaaacatcatttgatTTGCAAATTGTGGATAAGAATGTCTGAAAGCCTCCAGCACCTATAGTTTATAACAGAAGTTGTCATCTCTATTAGGctgtacatatttttattaGATGAAAAGTAGTCTGTCAATGGTTGAAATTGTTAACAGAATATTACATTATCTCTATAAACTCTTCACGGAGTggggtatatatactgtagagatgttttaatttttaattcttgtACAAATATATGGAGGGAATTTGAGGGGTATATTTAGTGTGGAGCTGGAGCCCTGGAGGAAGGGCGATGCATTGCCTAACGAGTCACAGCTGGACCGCCGTGGCCTAATGAAGAACAGCTGTACAGGCAATTTATAACCACACTGGACACGCCTCTGACGGGCTGAGCAGCGTTTGTTTCTGGAAGTGGAGTGATGCTATTCTGACGGTCCTTGGGGGGGATTGTACTCGAGCGTTAGGTCgactcttttcttttcacctgCC
This is a stretch of genomic DNA from Lepisosteus oculatus isolate fLepOcu1 chromosome 10, fLepOcu1.hap2, whole genome shotgun sequence. It encodes these proteins:
- the LOC102690017 gene encoding fucolectin-1-like isoform X1, whose translation is MLCAELIRVSILLSLLFFTFLAKSSTDDCNYFNIENVALRGKATLSKPYNHLGLASNGIDGNHDGIFEHGSCVHTGNHDTPWWRVDLLEPHRVEWVIITTRGDCCPEQINGSDIRIGNSLDNNGNQNPRCATITNLQSGISATYKCNGMDGRYINIVKPGKTGVVVFCEFEVYGVPLKKEYCTSNNKKDCNDNK
- the LOC102690017 gene encoding fucolectin-7-like isoform X2, with protein sequence MLCAELIRVSILLSLLFFTFLAKSSTDDCNYFNIENVALRGKATLSKPYNHLGLASNGIDGNHDGIFEHGSCVHTGNHDTPWWRVDLLEPHRVEWVIITTRGDCCPEQINGSDIRIGNSLDNNGNQNPRLSSTVLNVDQTLKNVPKSPKTMCNYH